A window from Litorilinea aerophila encodes these proteins:
- the rbfA gene encoding 30S ribosome-binding factor RbfA: MPTIRQQRVAELLFEELSLVIGGELADPKLSLVTVTNVDVSRDLRHAKVYVSHDDEEVSRRELLRRLKRATPYMRAQIAARCNLRMVPELLFYYDDTPEKAARIDALLQQIAAERAAREQKGTWPQADAAGSVDTTEGQS; this comes from the coding sequence ATGCCTACCATTCGACAGCAACGGGTCGCAGAACTCTTGTTCGAAGAGCTGAGCCTGGTGATCGGCGGTGAGCTGGCGGATCCCAAGCTGAGTCTGGTGACTGTCACCAACGTGGATGTCAGCCGGGATCTGCGCCACGCCAAAGTTTATGTGAGCCACGACGACGAGGAGGTCTCCCGGCGAGAGTTGCTGCGGCGGCTGAAGCGGGCCACCCCGTACATGCGTGCCCAGATCGCGGCACGCTGCAATTTGCGCATGGTGCCCGAGCTGTTATTCTATTACGATGACACGCCCGAGAAGGCAGCCCGGATCGATGCCCTCCTGCAGCAAATTGCTGCCGAGCGGGCAGCCCGGGAACAGAAAGGGACCTGGCCCCAGGCGGACGCAGCCGGCTCCGTCGATACAACCGAGGGACAGTCGTAA
- a CDS encoding DHH family phosphoesterase gives MLDPTLLTTLQEAQSLLCISHVNPDGDAVGSLLGMGWLLRRLHKDPVLALQDVPPPEFAWMPGMETLLTAQSPAYQQAVRETPFDVVVCLDASSQDRMGNAYNPSVHGSAPLIVIDHHVTNTYFGHINWVDTGCAATCQMVAYLAQALGVPLEGELAECLLTGLVTDTLCFRTSNTDERVLAVATQLVQGGANLAQITERTINRRPFSLLRLWGLVLPRVRLEDRVIWTTVSQSQLQEAGHRSHDTHLSSLLITADEADISAVFLEKAMDDGVPAVECSFRAKPGFDVSRIALQLGGGGHPPASGCTVSGTLEEVAARVVPLLQEARRAQAIHREQSIRDTA, from the coding sequence ATGCTCGACCCAACATTGCTGACCACCCTTCAAGAGGCCCAGTCGCTGCTCTGCATCAGCCACGTCAACCCGGACGGAGATGCGGTCGGCAGCCTGCTGGGCATGGGCTGGCTGTTGCGCCGGCTCCACAAGGATCCTGTGCTGGCCCTTCAGGACGTCCCCCCGCCGGAGTTCGCCTGGATGCCCGGCATGGAGACCCTGCTCACCGCCCAATCCCCCGCCTACCAACAGGCAGTTCGGGAAACCCCCTTCGATGTGGTCGTCTGCCTGGATGCATCCAGCCAGGATCGCATGGGCAATGCCTACAACCCGTCGGTGCACGGGTCCGCCCCCCTGATCGTCATCGATCACCACGTCACCAATACCTATTTCGGCCACATCAACTGGGTGGATACCGGCTGTGCCGCCACCTGTCAGATGGTCGCCTACCTGGCCCAGGCCTTGGGCGTTCCCCTGGAGGGTGAGCTGGCCGAGTGCCTGCTCACCGGATTGGTCACCGACACCCTCTGCTTTCGCACCAGCAACACCGACGAGCGAGTCCTGGCCGTGGCCACTCAACTGGTCCAGGGCGGCGCCAACCTGGCCCAGATCACCGAACGCACCATCAACCGGCGCCCCTTCAGCCTGCTCCGGCTGTGGGGGCTGGTGTTACCCCGGGTCCGCCTGGAGGATCGGGTCATCTGGACCACAGTCAGCCAGAGCCAGCTCCAGGAGGCCGGCCACCGGAGCCACGATACCCACCTGAGCAGCCTCCTGATCACCGCGGACGAAGCTGACATCAGCGCCGTCTTTCTGGAAAAGGCGATGGACGATGGCGTGCCTGCGGTGGAGTGCAGCTTCCGCGCCAAACCCGGCTTTGACGTGAGCCGCATCGCCCTCCAGCTGGGCGGAGGCGGCCACCCACCCGCCAGCGGCTGTACCGTCTCGGGCACCCTGGAGGAGGTCGCAGCCCGGGTCGTCCCCCTGCTGCAGGAAGCCCGTCGCGCCCAGGCCATCCACAGAGAGCAGAGCATCCGTGACACCGCGTAA
- the truB gene encoding tRNA pseudouridine(55) synthase TruB yields MTPRNSPYHGLLIVDKPGLDTADGGPRLPTSHDIVQMVRRWSGQRRIGHTGTLDPMASGVLVLCLGLATRLVEYYQGQPKRYLADVILGQATDTYDVTGQVTETAPVPPLNEEQIEAALESFRGEILQRPPAFSAIKQGGESVHRRARRGETVELAPRPVTFYQLELLTFEPPDRLRLQVACSAGTYIRSLAHDLGRALGTVAHLTRLRREAVGPFTLASAHPLEAIQAAAEEGRFAQLLLPLGEGLAMPTLPLDAEATRRLGHGQQVLLPASDTLELNPDAPLARAVDPTGVFVGIVRCLGPAHDGRLWRWKAEKWFARHGAGQ; encoded by the coding sequence GTGACACCGCGTAACAGCCCCTACCACGGACTTTTAATCGTCGACAAGCCAGGCCTGGACACGGCCGACGGCGGCCCGCGGCTGCCCACCAGCCACGACATCGTCCAGATGGTTCGCCGCTGGAGCGGACAGCGTCGCATCGGCCACACCGGGACCCTGGATCCCATGGCCAGCGGCGTGTTGGTGCTCTGCCTGGGGCTGGCCACCCGCCTGGTGGAATACTACCAGGGCCAGCCCAAGCGATACCTGGCCGATGTAATCCTGGGCCAGGCCACAGATACCTACGACGTCACCGGACAGGTCACCGAGACCGCGCCCGTCCCTCCCCTCAACGAGGAGCAGATCGAGGCCGCGCTGGAGTCGTTCCGGGGGGAAATCCTGCAGCGCCCGCCAGCCTTTTCCGCCATCAAGCAGGGCGGCGAAAGTGTCCACCGTCGGGCCCGCCGTGGAGAAACGGTGGAGCTGGCTCCCCGGCCGGTGACCTTCTACCAGCTGGAGCTCCTGACCTTTGAGCCGCCGGATCGGCTTCGCCTGCAGGTCGCCTGCTCCGCCGGCACTTACATCCGCAGCCTGGCCCATGACCTGGGCCGGGCGCTGGGTACCGTGGCCCACCTGACCCGGTTGCGCCGGGAAGCCGTGGGGCCATTTACCCTGGCCAGCGCCCACCCTCTGGAGGCGATTCAGGCCGCAGCCGAAGAGGGGCGCTTCGCCCAACTGCTCTTGCCCCTGGGTGAGGGCCTGGCCATGCCCACCCTGCCATTGGACGCAGAGGCGACCCGACGCCTGGGCCATGGCCAGCAGGTGCTCCTGCCGGCGTCGGACACCCTGGAGCTGAATCCCGATGCCCCGCTGGCCAGGGCCGTTGATCCTACCGGGGTTTTCGTCGGCATCGTGCGCTGCCTGGGACCAGCCCACGACGGCCGGCTCTGGCGATGGAAAGCGGAAAAATGGTTTGCCCGCCACGGCGCGGGCCAATGA